In Arthrobacter sp. SLBN-112, a genomic segment contains:
- a CDS encoding PadR family transcriptional regulator — MKGIFDEKHPGPDFGQGRFERGRAHRGPHGHRGPGFGPGFGPGFGPGFGAGFGPGFGPGFGRGGRRASRGDVRAAILSLLAEAPSNGYGLIKTIAAKTGGMWRPSPGSIYPTLQQLVDEGLIEALSEGRGTEFALTDAGKAYVAEHAEEMENAWSAEPDSADRDFHQSIGKLLGAIHQFRTGATEEQRAAAVEKMDELRRALYKILAD; from the coding sequence ATGAAAGGCATATTCGACGAGAAACACCCCGGCCCGGATTTCGGTCAAGGCCGCTTCGAGCGGGGGAGGGCCCACAGGGGTCCGCACGGGCATCGGGGGCCAGGGTTTGGGCCCGGCTTCGGGCCTGGGTTTGGACCCGGTTTTGGCGCCGGCTTTGGTCCCGGGTTCGGTCCCGGTTTTGGCCGCGGCGGACGGCGGGCAAGCCGCGGGGATGTCCGCGCGGCCATCCTCTCGCTCTTGGCCGAGGCGCCCTCCAACGGTTACGGGCTGATCAAGACCATTGCCGCGAAGACCGGCGGCATGTGGCGCCCCAGCCCCGGATCGATCTACCCCACCCTTCAGCAATTGGTGGACGAAGGCCTGATCGAGGCGCTCAGCGAGGGCCGGGGAACGGAGTTTGCGCTCACTGACGCCGGCAAAGCCTATGTGGCAGAGCACGCGGAGGAAATGGAAAACGCCTGGAGCGCTGAGCCGGACAGTGCGGACCGGGACTTCCACCAAAGCATAGGAAAGCTGCTGGGTGCCATCCATCAATTCCGTACGGGTGCTACTGAGGAACAGCGCGCGGCAGCCGTCGAAAAGATGGACGAACTGCGGCGTGCACTCTACAAGATCCTTGCTGACTAG